In the genome of Candidatus Dormiibacterota bacterium, one region contains:
- a CDS encoding HAD-IC family P-type ATPase, producing the protein MAAEGLRAIAVAKDAPDGSRRLVGLAGVADKVRADSRQTIAQLHDFGISVKMLTGDSLPIARYVAAQTGLGDRILRMADLRTSEHDGALADRAIAESSGIAEIYPEDKYAIVKDLQDGGHVIGMTGDGFNDAPALKQAEVGIAVSTATDVAKDSASAVLVMDGLAGIVAMVKTGRTIYQRLFGWVLNMITMKTNMAGYVVVALFLTHHFVISIVGMVSLVFLTDFTMMSMTMDNVRYSMKPNSFDISWLFTVGLSLGLFSAFAGVALTVAGLSYLGLGESVNKLYTFGFAYLVIIGVFNLLVVRERGHFWKSRPSNFVIGAMTIQIVAVVTISLFGFLELAPMSPVALLAIFGYAAIVAFLVNDQLKVLLLRRFKSTA; encoded by the coding sequence ATGGCCGCCGAAGGCCTGAGAGCGATCGCGGTAGCCAAAGACGCGCCGGACGGAAGCCGCCGGCTCGTCGGCCTGGCCGGCGTGGCCGATAAGGTGAGAGCCGATTCCCGCCAAACCATCGCGCAGTTGCACGATTTCGGTATTTCCGTGAAGATGTTGACGGGCGACTCGCTTCCGATCGCGAGGTACGTTGCTGCGCAGACGGGTCTAGGCGATCGTATTCTTCGAATGGCCGACCTTCGCACGTCGGAGCATGACGGTGCGCTTGCGGATCGCGCGATCGCAGAAAGCAGCGGCATCGCGGAGATTTATCCCGAGGACAAATACGCCATCGTCAAGGATTTGCAGGATGGCGGGCACGTCATAGGCATGACCGGCGATGGGTTCAATGACGCACCGGCGCTCAAGCAGGCGGAGGTGGGAATCGCGGTCAGCACCGCAACCGATGTCGCAAAGGACTCCGCAAGCGCCGTACTCGTGATGGACGGGCTTGCCGGCATCGTCGCGATGGTCAAAACGGGAAGGACCATCTATCAGCGGTTGTTCGGTTGGGTCCTGAACATGATCACCATGAAGACCAACATGGCCGGCTACGTGGTCGTTGCGCTCTTTCTCACGCACCACTTCGTGATTTCGATCGTGGGGATGGTGTCGCTCGTATTCCTCACCGATTTCACGATGATGTCGATGACCATGGACAACGTTCGGTATTCGATGAAACCAAACTCCTTCGATATCTCTTGGCTGTTCACGGTCGGGCTCTCGCTGGGACTCTTCAGCGCCTTTGCAGGCGTTGCACTGACGGTGGCGGGCCTGTCTTATTTAGGGCTGGGCGAGAGTGTCAACAAACTCTATACCTTCGGATTCGCGTACCTCGTCATCATCGGAGTCTTTAATCTGTTGGTCGTGCGGGAGCGGGGGCACTTCTGGAAGTCGAGGCCGAGTAATTTCGTGATCGGTGCGATGACGATCCAAATCGTAGCCGTCGTAACGATTTCGCTCTTTGGCTTCTTGGAACTCGCACCCATGAGTCCGGTGGCGCTGCTGGCGATATTCGGATATGCGGCCATCGTGGCTTTCCTCGTGAACGATCAACTCAAAGTGCTCTTGCTACGAAGATTCAAAAGCACCGCGTAA
- the infC gene encoding translation initiation factor IF-3, whose product MPSGDPVVTLGTIGRSPAVVSLRRCHFLFFLGGNAIARPLRVNDQIRIRTIRVIDENGEQLGILPTDEALARARAAGLDLIEISPTAQPPVCKIGDFGRLKYEQSKKDKDTRKKQRHFELKEVKLRPKIETHDYETKARMAERLLLDGSKVKVTIMFRGREITYTSFGRRLLDRMAEDMNPLAIVEREPRLEGRNMFMILAPRATPTGPPKFSSTRDHKDHDDHEVHDDLDDDHDEDVDDVDDIDQDDHADHEKIEEQTSA is encoded by the coding sequence ATGCCTTCGGGCGATCCGGTCGTCACTCTGGGAACCATCGGCCGGTCCCCCGCAGTGGTGTCGCTTCGGCGATGCCATTTTTTATTTTTTTTGGGGGGTAACGCCATAGCTCGACCACTTCGGGTAAACGATCAAATCCGCATTCGCACGATCCGCGTGATCGACGAAAACGGAGAGCAGCTGGGCATCTTGCCCACCGATGAGGCGCTTGCGCGCGCTCGGGCTGCGGGCCTGGATTTGATCGAAATCTCGCCTACCGCACAACCGCCCGTATGCAAGATCGGCGATTTCGGCCGCTTGAAATACGAGCAATCGAAGAAAGACAAAGACACTCGCAAAAAGCAGCGTCACTTCGAGTTAAAGGAAGTCAAGCTTCGTCCCAAGATCGAGACGCACGACTACGAGACTAAAGCTCGTATGGCCGAGCGCCTGTTGCTGGATGGCAGCAAGGTCAAGGTGACGATCATGTTCCGCGGACGCGAGATCACCTACACGTCGTTCGGGCGGCGCCTCCTCGATCGCATGGCCGAGGATATGAATCCCCTCGCGATCGTCGAGCGCGAGCCGCGGCTCGAAGGCCGCAACATGTTCATGATTTTGGCGCCGCGTGCGACGCCAACCGGTCCGCCGAAGTTCTCGTCGACGCGAGATCATAAGGACCACGACGATCACGAGGTTCACGATGACCTCGATGACGACCACGATGAAGATGTCGACGATGTTGACGATATAGACCAAGACGACCACGCAGATCACGAGAAAATCGAGGAGCAAACCAGTGCCTAA
- the rpmI gene encoding 50S ribosomal protein L35, producing MPKIRTHRGTAKRVKITGTGKVMHRHQFSGCGHILSKKSRKRKRNFRKDQPTFKGDLKRLAPTIPYLV from the coding sequence GTGCCTAAAATTCGTACTCATCGCGGAACCGCGAAACGCGTCAAGATAACCGGGACCGGCAAAGTGATGCATCGCCATCAGTTCAGCGGTTGCGGCCACATCCTGAGCAAGAAGTCGCGCAAGCGCAAGCGGAACTTCCGCAAGGACCAACCGACCTTCAAGGGCGATCTGAAGCGCTTAGCGCCGACGATCCCGTACTTGGTATAA
- the rplT gene encoding 50S ribosomal protein L20, translating into MARIKRGVHGLKHRRKVMKLVKGFRAARRRNYRVANEALLKSLAYAFRDRRVRKRDFRSLWISRINAAVRREGITYSVFMNGLKKSGVTLNRKALAELAISDSKAFGSLLNMAKQAVGK; encoded by the coding sequence ATGGCACGCATCAAACGTGGCGTACACGGTCTGAAGCATCGTCGCAAGGTGATGAAGCTCGTCAAGGGCTTCCGCGCCGCTCGCCGCCGCAATTACCGCGTCGCGAACGAAGCGCTCCTCAAGTCGCTGGCGTACGCATTCCGCGATCGCCGCGTCCGCAAGCGCGATTTCCGCTCGCTCTGGATCAGCCGCATCAATGCGGCCGTCCGTCGCGAAGGCATCACGTACTCGGTGTTCATGAACGGCCTTAAAAAGTCGGGCGTAACGCTGAACCGCAAGGCCCTCGCCGAGCTCGCGATCTCCGATTCCAAGGCGTTCGGCTCGCTCCTCAATATGGCAAAACAAGCCGTCGGAAAATAA
- a CDS encoding DUF4142 domain-containing protein, translated as MKRFSIALFLVMFSAVAMTVPVRAATSRDASFVRRAQSDALGSYALAALARGRARNAAVRALAVRMVSASDHTNLYVRSYASRHDITLTNEPVLRATAQYGNIAGAHGAAFDRAFTNAIHIDANIALGTYQSEAQHGDDPTLRSFAAHQAAYLEKLSSTAKKLRN; from the coding sequence ATGAAACGTTTTTCAATCGCTCTATTTCTGGTGATGTTTTCGGCCGTCGCGATGACCGTACCGGTACGAGCGGCGACGTCTCGCGATGCGTCGTTCGTCCGTCGGGCACAGTCGGACGCGCTGGGATCGTACGCTTTGGCGGCGCTCGCTCGCGGGCGCGCTCGGAACGCAGCGGTACGCGCGCTGGCGGTGCGCATGGTCAGCGCATCGGACCACACCAATCTCTATGTCCGCTCGTATGCGTCCCGTCACGATATCACGCTCACCAATGAGCCCGTCCTGCGGGCCACGGCGCAGTACGGAAACATCGCCGGCGCGCATGGCGCGGCGTTCGATCGCGCGTTCACGAACGCGATCCACATCGATGCGAACATCGCGCTCGGCACGTACCAGAGCGAAGCCCAGCACGGCGACGACCCTACCCTCCGATCCTTTGCCGCCCACCAGGCCGCATATCTCGAAAAGCTCAGCAGTACGGCTAAAAAGCTCCGAAACTAA
- a CDS encoding sigma-70 family RNA polymerase sigma factor, with amino-acid sequence MLAAVRLSRFPGGIGLRRRSIPAMQAHAEDSALADAFAAHERWAFDEAYARYASLLYSTAYHVVGNGEDAEDVVHDALARIWRSPGAYTRSRGAIRSFLVVCVRNEAVSRVRSKQRRLRLVERVAAEPEEHDELRVVDVIEHDRLRNAMTKLPPEQRRPLELAYFEQLSHTEIARTLDQPLGTVKSRIAMGLRKLGAALQPPS; translated from the coding sequence GTGCTCGCTGCCGTCCGTCTCTCGCGGTTCCCAGGCGGGATCGGGTTGCGCCGTCGAAGCATCCCGGCCATGCAGGCTCATGCCGAAGACTCGGCGCTCGCGGACGCCTTTGCGGCGCACGAGCGCTGGGCTTTTGACGAAGCGTACGCGCGGTATGCTTCACTGCTCTATTCGACCGCCTATCACGTCGTTGGAAATGGCGAGGATGCGGAGGATGTCGTGCACGACGCGCTCGCGCGGATCTGGCGCTCGCCGGGAGCCTATACGCGTTCGCGCGGCGCCATCCGCAGCTTTCTCGTGGTCTGCGTGCGCAACGAAGCCGTCTCTCGCGTACGTTCGAAACAACGGCGCCTGCGTCTGGTGGAGCGCGTTGCAGCCGAGCCGGAGGAGCACGACGAATTGCGCGTGGTCGACGTGATCGAGCACGATCGCCTGCGCAACGCGATGACGAAACTGCCGCCGGAGCAACGGCGGCCGCTTGAACTCGCGTACTTCGAACAACTCTCGCACACCGAGATCGCCCGTACGCTCGACCAACCGCTCGGCACGGTCAAAAGCCGCATCGCCATGGGACTGCGCAAGCTTGGTGCCGCGCTGCAACCGCCATCATGA